In a genomic window of Bradyrhizobium ontarionense:
- a CDS encoding outer membrane protein, whose amino-acid sequence MKKILFATAALAALASAQSALAADLGARTYPYATKAPVYAAPIYNWTGFYLGAHLGGAFSSNNNFSGLGTGNNSNGRFLGGVQVGADWQFAPTWVLGVEGQYSWLSGSVGAAFPGGYAYTNSQRGLGSITGRLGYTWGPGLLYVKGGYAYSDNNEKVTLAGTPVAFATSGDHRNGWTVGAGLEYMFAPSWSAKAEYDYYNFGSANFAAPAALVPTGSFTTDDHTFKAGVNYRFNWGAPMAARY is encoded by the coding sequence ATGAAGAAGATCCTGTTCGCAACCGCCGCCCTTGCCGCGCTCGCCTCGGCGCAGTCCGCTCTTGCCGCCGATCTCGGCGCGCGCACCTATCCCTACGCCACCAAGGCGCCGGTCTACGCCGCCCCGATCTACAACTGGACCGGCTTCTACCTCGGTGCGCATCTCGGCGGCGCGTTCTCCAGCAACAACAATTTCTCCGGCCTCGGCACCGGCAACAATTCGAACGGCCGCTTCCTCGGCGGCGTGCAGGTGGGCGCCGACTGGCAGTTCGCCCCGACCTGGGTGCTCGGCGTCGAGGGGCAGTACAGCTGGCTGAGCGGCAGCGTCGGAGCAGCCTTCCCCGGCGGCTACGCCTACACCAACAGCCAGCGCGGCCTCGGCTCGATCACCGGCCGCTTGGGCTACACCTGGGGTCCGGGCCTGCTCTACGTGAAGGGCGGCTACGCCTATTCAGACAACAACGAGAAGGTGACGCTGGCCGGCACGCCGGTCGCCTTCGCCACGTCAGGCGACCACCGCAACGGCTGGACCGTCGGCGCCGGCCTCGAATACATGTTCGCGCCGAGCTGGTCCGCCAAGGCCGAGTATGACTACTACAATTTCGGCAGCGCCAATTTCGCGGCCCCGGCTGCGCTCGTGCCGACCGGCAGCTTCACCACGGACGACCATACGTTCAAGGCC